One Asterias rubens chromosome 1, eAstRub1.3, whole genome shotgun sequence genomic region harbors:
- the LOC117298688 gene encoding KATNB1-like protein 1 — protein sequence MADARIHQAAMNAGGGFIKWDWNKNKYVWVSKSELQKKSENKKLPTPSPYEQNVAALKKHRHHNQPSFKVPVKKAYRQPLQMSNKQIRPSSKGQKSNCEIQKKERAVKPLGRDDLLKIREKANKENQSEPSARVEANIPAPPAELLAGHGTFVSIVSNRAIHLNAALTFWKQNPGSLISYLIRTGDDSLTVDVLPILTMSLVRQTTKAKQISMGAWLDFLPTLHKLLSSKFADYIKVCLDLLRTLLRHWAKELQKQKDSRNADLLLQSQSVSGIYGSLISMTDTVNSLATRNGSVGKKAKAVKDLLDQL from the exons ATGGCTGATGCGAGAATACACCAAGCTGCAATGAATGCTGGAGGAGGGTTTATCAAATGGGActggaataaaaataaatatgtgtGGGTCAGCAAAAGTGAACTGCAGAAGAAGTCCGAGAACAAG aAACTACCAACGCCATCACCATATGAACAGAATGTGGCAGCTCTCAAGAA ACACCGGCACCATAACCAACCATCCTTCAAAGTTCCAGTAAAGAAAGCTTACAGGCAGCCATTACAAATGTCGAACAAGCAAATTAGG CCATCATCAAAGGGTCAGAAATCCAACTGTGAGATTCAGAAGAAGGAGAGAGCGGTTAAACCTCTAGGCCGAGATGACCTACTCAAGATTAGAGAGAAAGCTAATAAGGAGAATCAATCTGAGCCGTCAGCGAGGGTAGAGGCAAATATCCCTGCACCACCAGCCGAG TTGTTAGCTGGACATGGTACGTTCGTTTCCATTGTTTCCAATCGAGCGATTCATTTGAACGCTGCTCTGACCTTCTGGAAACAGAACCCGGGATCTCTCATCTCTTACTTGATTCGTACTGGGGATGACTCGCTCACCGTCGACGTCTTGCCGATTCTTACAATGAG TCTTGTTCGTCAGACAACAAAGGCCAAGCAGATATCCATGGGCGCCTGGTTGGACTTCCTACCGACTCTACATAAACTACTCAGCAGCAAGTTTGCAGA CTATATTAAGGTTTGCTTGGATTTATTGCGTACTCTACTGAGGCACTGGGCTAAAGAACTGCAGAAACAAAAGGATTCTAGAAACGCGGATCTCCTTCTACAAAGCCA GAGTGTCTCAGGAATCTATGGCAGTTTGATTTCCATGACAGATACAGTAAACAGTTTAGCTACGAGGAATGGAAGTGTAGGCAAAAAGGCAAAG gCTGTTAAAGATCTTCTGGACCAGCTTTGA
- the LOC117300961 gene encoding alpha-N-acetylgalactosamine-specific lectin-like produces the protein MAVNFTVFSVLLALLQSHFLIVSPACLSCRSPWTSFGNHCYLLVTDTKTFNEAEQYCQSLSRLGRPSHLASIMSQEENDFLVDLATTMDGAVSRYTWLGYRRDLSTGSFVWIDGSPAGNYTNWAPGEPNNCGIEDCVEMYDTSMWNDRNCIKLRRFICKRPERFPVQMR, from the coding sequence ATGGCAGTAAACTTCACTGTTTTCAGTGTTCTTTTGGCACTCCTTCAGTCGCATTTCCTGATTGTGTCTCCTGCATGCCTGTCCTGCCGCAGCCCATGGACAAGTTTTGGGAATCATTGTTACCTTCTTGTGACGGATACCAAGACCTTTAATGAAGCTGAACAGTACTGTCAGAGTTTGTCACGCCTTGGCAGACCATCTCATCTGGCGTCCATTATGAGCCAAGAGGAAAATGATTTCCTTGTCGATCTTGCTACAACGATGGACGGAGCGGTGTCTCGGTACACATGGCTCGGCTACCGACGTGATTTATCCACGGGTTCCTTCGTCTGGATCGACGGCAGCCCTGCCGGGAACTACACCAACTGGGCCCCGGGAGAACCAAATAACTGTGGTATAGAGGATTGCGTCGAGATGTATGATACATCAATGTGGAATGACAGGAATTGCATTAAATTGAGGAGATTCATTTGTAAAAGACCAGAAAGATTTCCAGTTCAAATGCGATGA